A region from the Ptychodera flava strain L36383 chromosome 10, AS_Pfla_20210202, whole genome shotgun sequence genome encodes:
- the LOC139142416 gene encoding betaine--homocysteine S-methyltransferase 1-like yields the protein MPKVKGLPERIKDGDHIIVAEGYIFLFERRGYLKAGPFVPEVILENPDMVRNAYREFVHAGSDVVLAFTFYAHREKMRLIGRESELMKMNVDALRMAREVADETGTLMAGNICVTNVYCPGYPERDKDIKEMFKEQVQWAVESGADFIVGETFFHAGEAMLALQAIKEVGNGLPSVITLSTLPAEYRDDKYITCDEVPYDQACQKLYDAGATVVGLNCGRGPETTIPILEQIRKTYKGPLAALPVPYRTTEKEPSFVMMTDPTNGELLFPLDLEVVSCSRTDIARFADKCKDLDIKYVGLCCGNQAYLTRALAERLGRKTPASRYSADMSKHALFGTDDAVDKSNLSNVKGFIDREKKRADNI from the exons ATGCCGAAGGTCAAAG GTTTACCGGAACGCATAAAGGATGGCGATCATATCATTGTTGCAGAAGGTTATATATTTCTATTTGAACGGAGGGGATATCTCAAGGCTGGACCTTTCGTACCAGAGGTAATTCTAGAGAATCCAGATATGGTAAGAAATGCTTATAGGGAGTTTGTACATGCCGGAAGTGACGTGGTTTTGGCATTCACG TTTTATGCACATCGCGAGAAAATGCGGCTAATTGGAAGAGAAAGCGAACTCATGAAGATGAATGTTGACGCATTGCGCATGGCAAGAGAAGTTGCAGACGAAACTGGAACACTGATGGCGGGAAATATCTGCGTCACAAATGTATATTGTCCAGGGTATCCGGAGAGAgataaagatataaaggaaatgTTTAAA GAACAAGTACAGTGGGCTGTTGAATCAGGAGCGGATTTCATCGTAGGTGAAACATTCTTCCACGCTGGGGAGGCAATGCTTGCCTTGCAAGCAATTAAAGAAGTGGGAAACG GCTTGCCGAGTGTGATAACATTATCAACTTTACCTGCCGAGTACAGAGATGACAAATATATTACCTGTGACGAGGTTCCATACGACCAGGCCTGTCAGAAACTGTACGATGCCGGTGCGACCGTTGTTGGTCTGAACTGTGGACGTGGACCTGAAACAACGATTCCCATACTTGAACAGataagaaaaacatacaag GGACCATTGGCTGCATTGCCCGTACCTTATAGAACCACTGAGAAGGAGCCTTCCTTTGTTATGATGACAGACCCAACCAATG GTGAATTACTCTTCCCTCTCGATCTCGAAGTCGTTTCCTGCTCGCGTACAGATATCGCGAGATTTGCCGACAAATGTAAAGACCTGGACATCAAGTATGTCGGTTTGTGCTGCGGCAATCAGGCTTACCTAACCCGCGCCCTCGCCGAACGACTTGGTCGGAAGACCCCAGCGAGTAGATATAGTGCAGACATGTCCAAGCATGCTCTCTTTGGTACCGACGATGCTGTCGATAAATCCAACCTGTCTAATGTTAAAGGATTCATTGACCGAGAGAAGAAACGTGCTGATAATATCTAG